In a genomic window of Sulfuriferula nivalis:
- the metE gene encoding 5-methyltetrahydropteroyltriglutamate--homocysteine S-methyltransferase gives MTTIHTLGFPRIGKHRELKFALEQFWRGEIDNAALEATASELRARHWQLQRDAGLDFVAVGDFAYYDQVLNHIQLLGCEPGRFGFTGAESELDRHFTLARGVANEVPDSCCGARPHDNYGTWALEMTKWFDTNYHYLVPELNADTQFRLNSTRLFDEVREALALGHTPKVSLIGPITFLYLGKEKSADFDRLSLLPQLRVVYGEILSQLKQLGVEWVQIDEPILCLDLPAAWKAAFEPTYNILNSANIKLLLATYFGTLDDNLVLACNLPVAGLHIDAVRAPQQITSVIDRLPHYKVLSLGLIDGRNIWRADLDAVLATAHAAQGKLGDRLWIAPSCSLQHVPVDLALETAFDDELRSWLAYATQKLDELGAIKTALDTGVAAAETAFSASRTAAASRRTSPRIHNPAVNARLASLPADADQRHAPFQARQAAQRSRFNLPAYPTTTIGSFPQTKEIRAARARYKRGELSAADYTLAMQQEIKYAVEQQISLGLDVLVHGEAERNDMVEYFGEQLDGFAFSQNGWVQSYGSRCVKPPIIYGDVSRPLAMTVAWTQYAQSLTSLPMKGMLTGPITILQWSFVRDDQPRSDTALQIALAIRDEVVDLEHADIGIIQIDEPAIREGLPLRRGDWDAYLDWAGRAFRISASGVDNSTQIHTHMCYSEFNDIFPAIAALDADVITIETSRSDMELLRGFGDFNYPNEIGPGVYDIHSPRVPSVDEMVRLLKKAAEVIPAEHLWVNPDCGLKTRGWAETSTALQNMVLAAKSMR, from the coding sequence ATGACCACCATTCACACTTTAGGCTTCCCCCGCATAGGTAAACATCGCGAACTGAAATTTGCACTAGAACAGTTCTGGCGCGGCGAAATAGACAATGCAGCCCTCGAAGCTACAGCTAGCGAATTACGCGCCCGCCATTGGCAATTGCAACGCGATGCTGGGCTAGATTTTGTCGCGGTGGGCGATTTTGCTTATTACGATCAAGTGCTCAACCACATACAACTACTAGGTTGCGAGCCTGGCCGCTTCGGCTTCACAGGCGCAGAATCCGAGCTAGACCGCCATTTCACCCTCGCCCGTGGCGTTGCCAACGAAGTCCCTGACAGTTGCTGCGGCGCACGACCACACGATAACTACGGCACTTGGGCACTGGAAATGACCAAATGGTTTGACACCAATTACCATTACCTCGTACCTGAACTTAACGCCGACACGCAATTCAGGCTCAATTCCACGCGTTTATTCGATGAAGTACGCGAAGCACTTGCCTTGGGACACACGCCTAAAGTCAGCTTAATCGGCCCGATTACTTTCCTGTATTTAGGTAAAGAAAAATCCGCCGACTTCGACCGCCTCAGCCTGTTGCCACAATTGCGTGTGGTCTATGGCGAAATCCTCAGCCAACTCAAACAGCTAGGGGTGGAATGGGTACAAATCGACGAGCCTATCTTGTGTCTGGACTTGCCCGCAGCATGGAAAGCCGCGTTTGAACCTACTTACAACATCCTCAACAGTGCCAATATCAAGCTACTATTAGCGACGTATTTTGGCACATTGGATGATAATTTAGTGCTGGCTTGCAACCTGCCTGTCGCAGGCTTGCACATCGACGCAGTGCGTGCGCCACAACAAATCACCAGCGTTATCGACCGCTTGCCGCATTACAAAGTGTTATCCCTAGGCTTGATAGACGGACGCAATATCTGGCGCGCCGATCTGGATGCAGTATTGGCAACCGCACACGCCGCACAAGGAAAACTCGGCGACCGTTTATGGATAGCCCCATCGTGCTCATTGCAACACGTCCCCGTGGATTTAGCACTGGAAACTGCCTTTGACGACGAATTGCGTAGCTGGCTGGCTTACGCCACGCAAAAACTCGATGAACTCGGCGCAATTAAAACCGCACTCGACACAGGCGTAGCCGCCGCTGAAACCGCATTCAGCGCATCCCGCACTGCCGCCGCCTCGCGCCGCACCAGTCCGCGCATCCACAATCCCGCTGTCAACGCACGTTTAGCCAGCTTACCCGCTGATGCCGACCAGCGTCATGCGCCGTTCCAAGCCCGCCAAGCCGCGCAACGCAGCCGTTTTAATTTGCCCGCTTACCCGACCACCACCATAGGATCGTTCCCACAAACCAAGGAAATCCGCGCCGCACGTGCGCGCTATAAACGTGGCGAACTCAGCGCGGCAGACTACACGCTGGCGATGCAACAAGAAATCAAATACGCCGTTGAACAACAAATCAGCCTGGGACTGGATGTGCTGGTGCACGGCGAAGCCGAGCGCAACGACATGGTTGAATACTTCGGTGAACAGCTCGACGGCTTCGCATTCAGTCAGAACGGCTGGGTGCAAAGCTACGGCTCGCGTTGCGTCAAGCCGCCGATTATTTACGGCGACGTATCACGCCCTCTAGCCATGACAGTGGCATGGACACAATACGCGCAAAGCCTCACCAGTTTGCCGATGAAAGGCATGTTGACTGGCCCTATCACCATATTGCAATGGTCATTCGTGCGCGACGACCAGCCTCGCAGTGATACCGCGTTACAAATCGCACTGGCTATCCGCGATGAAGTAGTGGATCTGGAACACGCCGATATAGGCATCATCCAAATAGATGAGCCAGCCATCCGCGAAGGCTTGCCGCTACGGCGTGGTGACTGGGATGCCTATCTGGACTGGGCAGGTCGCGCCTTCCGCATTAGTGCCTCCGGCGTTGATAACAGCACACAAATCCACACGCATATGTGCTATTCAGAATTCAACGACATTTTTCCCGCCATCGCCGCACTCGATGCCGACGTGATTACCATAGAAACCTCGCGCTCGGATATGGAACTACTGCGCGGCTTCGGCGATTTTAATTATCCTAATGAAATCGGCCCGGGCGTGTATGACATCCACAGCCCACGCGTGCCATCAGTCGATGAAATGGTGCGCCTATTGAAAAAAGCCGCTGAAGTCATCCCCGCCGAGCACCTGTGGGTCAACCCAGATTGCGGGCTAAAAACCCGAGGCTGGGCAGAAACCAGCACTGCATTACAAAACATGGTGCTTGCCGCAAAATCCATGCGCTAG
- a CDS encoding DUF4118 domain-containing protein, with amino-acid sequence MSMDIPKSNLSTHLLNIRNSPAGYGWAIIGCIVTTIIATPLSQYLDLVNIVMLFLLTVLLIAARFSRGPAILAAFLSVALFDFFFVPPRFTFAVNDAQYLVTFAVMLTVALITGQLTTGLRRQAQLSAIQAQQTRDLYDMSSALAGVIKVEQVATILQRFLLTGFKLNAVLLLPDAAEQLQPINHDDKHLRIDQRFALIAYEQGQVIEDSILSGEGHGASYFPLQAPMKTRGVVVFMPTDDSSALQEHHALLSTLSSLIAIVIERLHYVTVAYDTQLEMTSERLRSSILSALSHDLRTPLTALAGLAESLPLTSTTLPAATLESAVAIHEQALRLNNLLENLLDMARLHAGRVTLRKEWQLLEEVIGSSIKLLEHSLQQHTLQINLEKNLPLLEYDAVLLERVFCNLLENAAKYAPVGTVITISAKINTDSVEISVADQGPGFEQQQSLVRFEMFARGTHESSIPGVGLGLAICHAIIQAHHGSLTIANLPAGGAIVTFTLPRGNPPIIEEEPDYHEGAAIK; translated from the coding sequence ATGAGCATGGATATACCAAAATCAAACTTAAGCACCCACCTTCTGAATATCCGTAATTCACCGGCAGGCTATGGCTGGGCCATCATAGGATGCATCGTCACGACGATCATTGCCACGCCGTTAAGCCAATATTTGGATCTAGTCAATATTGTCATGCTATTTCTCTTGACCGTATTATTGATAGCTGCACGCTTCAGTCGTGGCCCAGCCATTCTGGCTGCATTTCTCAGCGTTGCGCTATTCGATTTTTTCTTTGTCCCACCGCGTTTTACCTTTGCCGTCAACGATGCGCAATATCTGGTGACATTTGCAGTTATGCTCACCGTCGCACTGATTACCGGACAATTAACTACTGGATTACGCCGACAAGCACAGCTGAGTGCCATACAAGCACAACAAACCCGCGACCTTTATGACATGTCCAGTGCACTGGCGGGTGTCATCAAGGTTGAACAAGTCGCAACCATACTGCAGCGTTTCCTGTTAACGGGCTTCAAACTGAATGCCGTACTGTTACTACCCGATGCTGCAGAACAACTGCAACCGATTAACCACGACGACAAACATCTCAGGATAGATCAGCGTTTCGCGCTGATTGCCTATGAGCAAGGGCAGGTTATTGAAGACAGCATATTATCGGGCGAAGGACATGGCGCCAGTTACTTCCCTTTACAAGCACCCATGAAAACTCGCGGTGTGGTTGTTTTCATGCCTACCGATGACAGCAGTGCATTACAAGAACATCATGCCCTGTTATCTACCCTGTCATCATTAATTGCCATCGTCATCGAACGATTACATTACGTAACTGTGGCTTATGACACGCAACTGGAAATGACTTCAGAACGACTACGCAGCTCCATACTTTCCGCCCTGTCACATGACTTACGCACACCATTGACAGCATTAGCAGGCCTCGCTGAATCACTACCCCTCACCAGCACCACACTCCCGGCAGCCACCCTGGAATCTGCCGTCGCTATTCATGAGCAGGCATTACGTTTAAACAATCTGCTGGAAAACCTGCTGGATATGGCACGCCTGCACGCAGGCCGTGTCACCTTACGCAAGGAATGGCAATTACTGGAAGAAGTCATCGGTTCCAGCATCAAATTACTCGAACATAGCCTGCAGCAGCATACCCTGCAGATCAATCTGGAAAAAAACCTGCCTCTGCTGGAATATGATGCTGTCCTGCTGGAACGCGTTTTCTGCAATTTGCTGGAAAACGCTGCAAAATATGCCCCAGTCGGCACAGTCATTACCATCAGTGCCAAGATCAACACAGACTCTGTTGAAATCTCTGTTGCCGATCAGGGGCCCGGTTTCGAACAACAGCAATCTCTAGTCCGTTTTGAGATGTTTGCACGTGGCACCCACGAATCTTCGATACCTGGCGTGGGGTTAGGTCTGGCCATCTGCCATGCCATCATCCAGGCACATCACGGCAGCCTTACTATCGCCAACCTGCCTGCAGGCGGCGCCATTGTCACCTTCACCCTCCCCAGAGGCAACCCGCCAATAATTGAAGAAGAGCCCGACTACCATGAAGGAGCGGCCATAAAATGA
- a CDS encoding outer membrane protein assembly factor BamE, translating to MTLQMPVMRVLIISSLFVVGLAGCSHLPSMPKINAQTFSPYKIDIQQGNYVDESMVDKLKLGMTHTQVKFIMGTPLVSDVFHANRWDYIYTYRKDGKLTEQRRVVLIFKDDALESIDKHMGETPVDKPVEAVKPVDAAVQPVKADEKKDLPAAAGAK from the coding sequence ATGACTTTGCAAATGCCCGTTATGCGCGTACTCATTATTTCCAGTTTATTTGTAGTTGGTTTGGCAGGCTGTAGCCATTTGCCGTCCATGCCTAAAATCAATGCTCAGACCTTTTCACCTTACAAAATTGATATTCAGCAAGGTAATTATGTTGATGAATCTATGGTTGATAAGTTGAAATTGGGGATGACTCATACTCAAGTCAAATTTATTATGGGCACACCTCTGGTGTCTGATGTGTTTCATGCGAACCGTTGGGACTATATTTATACTTATCGTAAAGATGGCAAGCTCACCGAACAGCGTCGCGTGGTGTTGATTTTCAAGGATGATGCGCTCGAGAGTATTGATAAACACATGGGTGAAACGCCTGTAGATAAACCTGTGGAAGCGGTAAAACCAGTTGATGCTGCGGTTCAGCCTGTGAAAGCAGATGAGAAAAAAGATCTACCTGCGGCAGCGGGGGCGAAATAA
- the dapB gene encoding 4-hydroxy-tetrahydrodipicolinate reductase, producing MPNRLRIVIAGSAGRMGQVLIEAVNSAPDCVLYGALERVGSPNVGRPAALMDGVLITDDMATTLRGADALIDFTRPEGTLAHLALCRELGVNIIIGTTGFSAEQKQQIADAGKDIGVVFAPNMSVGVNLTFKLLEIAAKVLNEGYDIEVVEAHHRHKVDAPSGTALRMGEVVAEALGRDLSECAVYGREGVTGERDPSTIGFATVRGGDIVGDHTVMFAGIGERVEITHKASSRMTFAQGALRAARYLSTSGAGAFDMQDVLGLRG from the coding sequence ATGCCTAATCGGTTAAGAATTGTTATTGCGGGCAGTGCAGGTCGTATGGGTCAGGTGTTGATAGAGGCGGTAAATAGTGCGCCAGATTGCGTGTTATATGGTGCGCTGGAACGTGTGGGTAGCCCTAATGTTGGTCGTCCTGCGGCGCTGATGGACGGTGTATTAATAACGGATGATATGGCCACTACACTGCGTGGTGCAGATGCATTGATAGACTTTACTCGTCCTGAAGGTACCTTGGCGCATCTGGCACTGTGCCGCGAGCTGGGGGTTAATATCATTATTGGTACGACAGGCTTCAGTGCCGAACAAAAACAGCAGATTGCCGACGCAGGTAAAGATATCGGTGTTGTGTTTGCCCCGAACATGAGTGTGGGCGTCAATCTCACGTTCAAGTTGCTGGAAATTGCTGCCAAAGTATTGAATGAAGGTTATGACATTGAAGTAGTGGAAGCGCATCATCGTCATAAAGTTGATGCGCCTTCAGGTACAGCATTGCGTATGGGCGAAGTGGTTGCTGAGGCGCTGGGGCGTGATTTGAGTGAGTGCGCGGTGTATGGTCGTGAAGGTGTAACGGGTGAACGTGACCCTTCTACTATTGGTTTTGCAACCGTACGTGGCGGTGACATCGTGGGTGATCATACGGTGATGTTCGCGGGTATAGGTGAGCGTGTTGAGATTACACATAAGGCATCCAGTCGTATGACCTTTGCGCAAGGTGCATTACGTGCAGCGCGATATTTGTCCACTAGTGGTGCTGGAGCGTTTGATATGCAGGATGTGTTAGGGCTACGGGGTTAG
- the kdpE gene encoding two-component system response regulator KdpE, giving the protein MTTLAPHVIVVEDEKQIRRFVRTALEAEGCQVYEAETGRQGLIEAGTRKPDLIILDLGLPDLDGVNFIHDFRSWSTAPVLILSARSSENDKIIALDAGADDYLTKPFGVGELLARVRALLRRRHPVTASNIIHFGNNQINLAERIVTHNHEPVHLTQIEYRLLTQLVSNTSKVLTHRYLLREVWGPAFIESNHYLRIYIGHLRQKLEDNPTQPEHILTETGVGYRFQL; this is encoded by the coding sequence ATGACGACACTCGCCCCGCATGTCATAGTAGTAGAAGACGAAAAGCAAATCCGCAGATTTGTCCGCACTGCGCTGGAAGCAGAAGGCTGCCAGGTATATGAGGCAGAAACAGGCAGACAAGGTTTAATAGAAGCCGGTACACGCAAGCCCGACCTGATCATCCTTGATTTAGGACTGCCCGATCTTGACGGCGTTAACTTCATCCACGACTTCCGCAGCTGGTCTACTGCACCTGTTTTGATATTGTCTGCCCGCTCTTCAGAAAACGACAAGATCATCGCGCTGGACGCAGGTGCGGATGATTACCTGACCAAGCCGTTCGGTGTCGGCGAACTGCTGGCACGAGTACGCGCGCTGTTGCGGCGGCGTCACCCAGTCACAGCAAGTAACATCATTCATTTTGGCAACAATCAGATTAACCTGGCCGAACGCATCGTCACTCACAACCACGAGCCTGTGCACCTTACCCAAATTGAATACCGACTGCTCACGCAACTAGTCAGCAATACCAGCAAGGTGCTCACCCATCGTTATTTATTACGCGAAGTCTGGGGACCAGCTTTTATCGAGAGCAATCATTATCTGCGCATCTACATCGGGCATCTGCGCCAGAAGCTGGAAGACAACCCGACCCAGCCTGAACACATATTAACGGAAACCGGCGTAGGTTACCGTTTTCAGCTTTAA